In the Corynebacterium kroppenstedtii genome, one interval contains:
- the pheS gene encoding phenylalanine--tRNA ligase subunit alpha, translating to MSEIDVSEASLNAAADAAISAFDQATTLDDLAQARKEHLGDSAPIPLARRSLGSLPKSERKDAGRAVNKARGRVEKSFAERKAVLEEERNQAVLRSERLDVTIPSTRRPIGAMHPITQISEHIQDIFVGMGWEIADGPEVEAEYFNFDALNFVPDHPARTLQDTFHIAPEGSGQVLRTHTSPVQMRTMLSRDLPIYIACPGRTFRTDELDATHTPVFHQVEGLAVDKGLTMAHLHGTLDHLAKVLFGENTKTRFRTNYFPFTEPSAEVDVWFPEKKGGAGWIEWGGCGMVNPNVLQAAGIDSDEYTGFAFGMGLERTLQFRNNLPDMRDMVEGDIRFTGPFGIRA from the coding sequence GTGTCAGAAATTGATGTGTCCGAAGCATCACTGAATGCCGCCGCTGATGCTGCGATTAGCGCATTTGACCAAGCGACGACGCTAGACGATTTAGCACAAGCACGAAAAGAGCATCTCGGGGATTCTGCTCCCATCCCTCTGGCACGACGATCGCTAGGTTCCCTGCCGAAATCGGAACGAAAAGACGCCGGCAGGGCAGTCAATAAGGCTCGAGGGCGTGTCGAGAAGAGTTTTGCAGAGCGTAAGGCTGTGCTTGAGGAAGAGCGCAACCAGGCTGTACTTCGTTCGGAGCGCCTGGATGTCACGATTCCGTCAACGCGTCGGCCCATTGGTGCGATGCACCCGATTACCCAAATTTCTGAGCATATACAGGATATTTTCGTAGGCATGGGGTGGGAAATCGCCGACGGTCCCGAGGTTGAGGCCGAGTATTTCAATTTCGATGCATTGAATTTCGTGCCTGATCATCCTGCGCGAACGCTGCAGGATACATTCCACATCGCTCCGGAAGGTTCGGGCCAAGTGCTTCGTACGCACACTAGCCCGGTGCAGATGCGGACCATGTTGTCCCGTGATTTGCCTATCTACATTGCTTGCCCTGGACGTACATTCCGTACTGATGAACTCGACGCTACTCACACACCAGTTTTCCACCAGGTTGAAGGTCTAGCGGTGGATAAGGGCCTTACGATGGCGCACCTTCACGGAACGCTGGATCATTTAGCAAAAGTCCTTTTTGGCGAGAACACTAAGACGCGTTTCCGGACCAATTATTTCCCCTTCACCGAGCCTTCCGCGGAGGTCGACGTCTGGTTCCCAGAGAAGAAAGGCGGAGCAGGCTGGATTGAGTGGGGCGGTTGTGGAATGGTGAATCCGAACGTTCTGCAAGCTGCCGGCATAGATTCAGACGAATATACAGGTTTTGCATTCGGTATGGGCTTAGAGCGGACATTGCAGTTTAGAAATAACCTTCCGGACATGCGTGACATGGTTGAAGGAGATATCAGGTTCACCGGGCCTTTCGGGATTCGGGCATAG
- a CDS encoding TrmH family RNA methyltransferase, with the protein MDDTSEISTNYPHRRLTYDRPDQVFTVRTPRIIAARKLLKAAGRRKEKKFLVEGFNGVEGALSAGVAREVLVADATWEKFSTLIELGREERIPVSLIDDKAASALSETVSDSGVFATCQLLSTSVESCIKRARRGRGLVAVGIDMSDPGNAGTFIRTADAVGADCVVFLGNSVDIHNGKTVRSAAGSVFRIPIGRERDIKSSLDDLSSAGFQIVATTIDGETSLDEAADEAAQWRIQRARTAEDMGELEDVGAGLPQMDAKPPMMTHPSAWLFGNEAHGLSPDIADFADVRVRIPIRGNAESFNVAGAAAITLYEASRALSSSQRIDRL; encoded by the coding sequence GTGGATGACACTTCCGAAATATCTACCAACTATCCCCATCGTCGTTTAACCTATGATCGACCAGATCAGGTTTTTACGGTGAGAACTCCGAGGATTATCGCAGCCCGGAAGCTACTTAAGGCGGCTGGCCGACGAAAAGAAAAGAAGTTTCTTGTCGAGGGCTTTAATGGTGTAGAGGGGGCTTTATCGGCGGGTGTCGCTAGAGAAGTGTTGGTGGCCGATGCCACCTGGGAAAAGTTTTCTACGCTAATAGAGTTGGGCCGTGAAGAGCGTATTCCGGTGAGCTTAATCGATGATAAAGCTGCTTCAGCCTTGTCGGAGACAGTTAGCGATAGCGGAGTATTCGCTACGTGCCAATTACTCTCCACGTCAGTGGAATCATGTATCAAGCGGGCGCGAAGGGGGCGTGGCCTCGTCGCCGTCGGAATTGATATGTCTGATCCAGGTAACGCCGGGACGTTTATCCGAACGGCCGATGCCGTTGGCGCGGACTGTGTTGTGTTCCTTGGAAATTCGGTCGATATTCACAATGGCAAAACTGTCAGATCAGCAGCAGGATCGGTATTTCGTATACCGATTGGGCGTGAACGAGACATAAAAAGCTCCCTCGACGATTTATCCTCAGCAGGATTCCAGATAGTAGCGACGACTATTGACGGTGAAACCTCCCTCGACGAGGCTGCCGATGAAGCTGCTCAATGGCGTATTCAGCGTGCGCGAACAGCAGAAGATATGGGGGAGCTAGAAGACGTAGGAGCTGGTTTACCGCAGATGGACGCAAAACCCCCGATGATGACTCATCCCAGTGCCTGGCTTTTTGGCAATGAAGCCCATGGCCTTTCACCGGATATCGCAGACTTTGCCGACGTCAGGGTCCGCATTCCAATCAGAGGAAACGCTGAGTCGTTTAATGTCGCTGGTGCTGCTGCGATTACGCTTTACGAGGCTTCACGCGCTCTTAGTTCGTCCCAACGTATTGATAGACTCTGA
- the rplT gene encoding 50S ribosomal protein L20 encodes MARVKRSVNAKKKRREVLKSAKGYRGQRSRLYRKAKEQMLHSKTYEFRDRRAKKGDFRKLWITRINAAARQNDMTYNRLIQGLRLAGVDIDRKNLADLAVSDEQAFSALCATAKDALPEDVNAPAK; translated from the coding sequence GTGGCTCGTGTGAAGCGTTCAGTTAATGCTAAGAAGAAGCGTCGCGAGGTCTTGAAGTCAGCGAAGGGCTACCGCGGACAGCGCTCCCGCCTGTACCGTAAGGCTAAGGAGCAGATGCTCCACTCGAAGACTTACGAGTTCCGGGATCGCCGTGCGAAGAAGGGTGATTTCCGCAAACTGTGGATCACTCGTATTAATGCAGCGGCTCGTCAGAACGACATGACCTACAACCGCCTCATCCAGGGTCTCCGACTCGCTGGTGTAGACATTGATCGTAAGAACCTCGCTGATCTCGCCGTTTCGGATGAGCAGGCATTCTCCGCATTGTGTGCGACTGCTAAAGACGCTTTGCCAGAGGACGTTAACGCTCCGGCGAAGTAG
- the rpmI gene encoding 50S ribosomal protein L35: MKQKTHSGIKKRIKKTGSGKLRREQANRRHLLEGKPSTRTRRLKGDTSVSRNDTKRVKRLLGEG; the protein is encoded by the coding sequence GTGAAGCAGAAGACCCACAGCGGAATTAAGAAGCGCATCAAGAAGACGGGCTCCGGCAAACTCCGCCGCGAGCAGGCTAATCGCCGTCACCTTCTCGAGGGCAAGCCATCGACCCGCACCCGTCGTTTGAAGGGCGATACTTCCGTTTCCCGTAACGACACTAAGCGCGTTAAGCGGCTCCTGGGCGAGGGCTAG
- the infC gene encoding translation initiation factor IF-3: MFIPIEESHISAEARINERIRVPEVRLVGPSGEQVGIVRTDDARKLAYDADLDLVEVAPRAKPPVAKIMDYGKYKYEQAQKARESRRNQQQTVVKEQKFRPKIDDHDYETKKGNVVRFLEKGSKVKVTIMFRGREQSRPELGFRLLERLADDVADAGVVESRPKQDGRNMTMVLGPVRRKGKK; this comes from the coding sequence ATGTTCATCCCTATTGAGGAGTCTCACATCAGCGCTGAAGCTCGCATCAATGAGCGAATTCGTGTCCCCGAAGTTCGACTCGTTGGCCCTAGTGGCGAACAAGTTGGAATCGTGCGTACCGACGATGCTCGCAAGCTCGCCTATGACGCCGATCTTGATCTTGTTGAGGTTGCGCCACGTGCAAAACCGCCTGTGGCCAAGATTATGGATTACGGCAAGTACAAGTACGAGCAGGCACAAAAGGCTCGCGAATCTCGCCGCAACCAGCAGCAGACCGTCGTCAAGGAGCAAAAGTTCCGGCCCAAGATCGACGATCATGATTATGAGACTAAGAAGGGCAATGTTGTCCGGTTCTTGGAGAAAGGCTCCAAGGTTAAGGTCACAATCATGTTCCGTGGTCGTGAGCAGTCTCGTCCGGAATTAGGTTTCCGGTTGCTCGAGCGCTTGGCTGATGACGTCGCCGATGCCGGCGTCGTTGAATCTCGGCCTAAGCAAGATGGTCGCAATATGACTATGGTTCTCGGTCCTGTGCGCCGAAAAGGGAAGAAGTAG
- a CDS encoding cystathionine gamma-synthase, which yields MSEIENGDARDRGLETSAVHAGWTPEAATGAVNPPIYATSTYAQDGVGGLRGGYEYSRTGNPTRTALEKAIAELERGKYGRAFGSGMAASDAVLRAMLKPGDHIIIPNDAYGGTFRLIDKIFAKWGIDYTPVAINDLDEVQSALTDRTRLVWAESPTNPLLTIADIPALAKISHSVNARLAVDNTFATPALQQPLSLGADIVVHSTTKYIGGHSDVVGGAVVTADQAVDDEVAFLQNSAGAIAGPFDSFLTLRGLRSLPVRMERHSTNAQAIANRLVDHPAVKEVIYPGLESHPGYTVATAQMSNFGGMVSLRLADHDAAQRLCKNTSVFTLAESLGGVESLIEHPAAMTHASTAGSVLEVPDDLVRLSVGLESAEDLIADLLQALD from the coding sequence ATGAGTGAAATAGAAAACGGAGACGCTCGAGACCGAGGATTGGAGACGTCTGCCGTTCACGCAGGGTGGACACCGGAGGCTGCAACTGGAGCAGTTAACCCACCAATTTATGCAACATCTACTTATGCTCAAGACGGGGTCGGTGGACTGCGCGGTGGTTACGAGTACTCCAGGACGGGAAACCCAACCCGCACTGCGTTGGAAAAAGCAATTGCTGAGCTAGAGCGGGGCAAGTATGGGCGTGCTTTCGGCTCAGGAATGGCGGCTAGTGATGCAGTTTTACGGGCCATGCTCAAACCCGGCGACCACATCATCATCCCCAATGACGCATATGGCGGAACTTTCCGACTCATTGACAAGATTTTTGCGAAGTGGGGGATCGATTACACGCCGGTGGCAATTAACGATCTCGACGAAGTGCAATCCGCGCTCACTGATCGAACGCGGCTGGTTTGGGCTGAGTCCCCAACCAATCCATTGTTGACTATTGCGGATATCCCTGCTTTGGCTAAAATTTCGCACAGCGTGAATGCTCGCTTAGCGGTGGACAATACATTTGCTACTCCAGCTTTGCAGCAACCGTTATCGCTCGGCGCGGACATCGTCGTCCATTCGACCACGAAATACATTGGTGGGCACTCTGATGTGGTAGGCGGAGCAGTAGTGACGGCTGACCAAGCAGTCGATGATGAGGTTGCTTTCTTGCAGAATTCTGCCGGTGCGATTGCCGGGCCCTTCGACTCATTCCTTACTCTGCGTGGGCTGAGGAGTCTGCCAGTCCGGATGGAGCGACACAGTACGAATGCCCAGGCCATAGCTAACCGATTAGTTGATCATCCAGCGGTTAAAGAGGTCATTTACCCAGGGCTGGAGAGCCACCCCGGGTACACGGTTGCGACAGCTCAAATGTCCAATTTTGGGGGCATGGTCTCTCTTCGACTTGCTGACCACGATGCGGCACAGCGTCTATGCAAGAACACATCAGTGTTTACCCTTGCTGAATCGCTCGGTGGAGTTGAATCACTGATCGAACATCCAGCAGCCATGACCCATGCGTCGACAGCGGGGTCGGTCTTGGAAGTCCCTGATGACTTGGTACGGCTTTCGGTTGGCCTGGAATCTGCCGAAGACCTTATCGCCGACCTATTGCAGGCCCTTGACTAG
- a CDS encoding cystathionine beta-synthase has product MKLLKHITEAVGDTPLVQLQSVVPDGAGLVAAKIEYLNPGGSSKDRIAKKIIDAAEKEGKLKPGGTIIEPTSGNTGVGLAMVAQERGYKCIFVCPDKVGKDKIDVLRAYGAEVVVCPTAVEPDSPDSYYSVSDRLVSETPGAFKPDQYSNPNGPASHYESTGPEIWRDTDGKITHFVAGVGTGGTITGTGRFLKEVSDGAVKVIGADPEGSVYSGGSGRPYLIEGVGEDMWPDAYDRNLPDEIISVTDAEAFTMTRRLAREEGLLVGGSSGMAVVAAIKVAQRDPDAKIVVLLPDGGRGYLGKIFNDEWMLSYGFDTGRPREQEEPTIADILRRKNDSASLPAFVHTHPNETIRDAVNILREFNVSQMPVLAAEPPIVVGESRGAVTERGLLRAVYEDGHSLSDSVSSVMEDPMPLVGDQERASEAIKQLESADSLMVLADGVPVGVVTRQDLLGFAKK; this is encoded by the coding sequence ATGAAACTGTTGAAACATATCACTGAGGCAGTTGGTGATACGCCTTTAGTGCAGCTGCAGTCTGTTGTTCCGGATGGAGCGGGCTTAGTTGCAGCCAAAATTGAATACCTTAACCCGGGCGGAAGTTCTAAGGACCGCATAGCGAAAAAGATTATCGATGCTGCGGAGAAAGAAGGAAAACTTAAGCCCGGCGGAACCATTATCGAACCGACGTCGGGAAATACCGGAGTCGGTTTAGCGATGGTTGCCCAAGAGCGCGGATACAAGTGCATTTTTGTCTGCCCTGACAAAGTGGGCAAAGACAAAATCGATGTTCTTCGCGCCTACGGTGCTGAAGTCGTTGTGTGCCCGACGGCCGTGGAGCCCGATAGTCCGGACTCTTATTATTCAGTGTCAGATCGCCTTGTTTCCGAAACACCCGGAGCCTTTAAACCCGATCAGTACTCCAACCCAAATGGGCCTGCTAGCCATTATGAATCCACCGGGCCAGAAATCTGGCGAGACACTGACGGGAAAATTACTCACTTCGTCGCAGGAGTGGGCACGGGTGGAACGATTACGGGCACCGGGCGTTTCCTCAAGGAGGTTTCGGACGGGGCAGTCAAAGTCATTGGTGCTGATCCCGAGGGCTCGGTCTATTCGGGTGGTTCCGGACGCCCGTATCTCATCGAAGGAGTCGGTGAGGATATGTGGCCTGACGCCTATGACCGTAACCTTCCTGATGAGATCATTTCTGTGACTGATGCTGAAGCTTTTACAATGACGCGTCGCCTGGCAAGGGAAGAAGGTCTTTTAGTTGGTGGATCGTCGGGGATGGCCGTTGTGGCTGCAATAAAGGTCGCTCAACGGGATCCGGACGCTAAAATTGTTGTTCTTTTGCCTGATGGTGGCCGTGGATACTTAGGCAAGATTTTTAATGACGAGTGGATGCTTTCGTATGGTTTTGATACCGGACGCCCACGTGAACAAGAAGAGCCAACCATAGCCGACATCCTCCGTCGCAAGAACGATTCAGCATCGCTTCCCGCTTTCGTTCACACTCACCCGAATGAAACCATCCGTGATGCCGTCAATATTTTGCGGGAATTCAATGTATCTCAGATGCCAGTGTTAGCGGCTGAGCCCCCGATCGTGGTGGGAGAAAGTCGTGGCGCTGTCACCGAAAGAGGCTTGCTACGGGCTGTGTACGAGGATGGTCATTCGTTGTCAGATTCGGTCTCATCCGTGATGGAGGACCCCATGCCCCTCGTCGGCGATCAAGAGCGAGCATCTGAGGCTATCAAGCAATTAGAGAGCGCGGATTCGCTGATGGTTCTCGCTGATGGCGTTCCGGTTGGAGTGGTGACTCGGCAAGACCTACTTGGTTTCGCCAAAAAGTAA
- the uvrA gene encoding excinuclease ABC subunit UvrA codes for MADRLIVRGASEHNLKGVDIDLPRDELIVFTGLSGSGKSSLAFDTIFAEGQRRYVESLSSYARQFLGQMEKPAVDFIEGLSPAVSIDQKSTNHNPRSTVGTITEVYDYLRLLYARIGIPHCPTCGAVIERQTPQQIVDQIMDMEQGLRFQILAPVVRTRKGEFVDLFENLSAQGYVRVRVDGTTYHISDVPQLEKQVKHNIEVVIDRLSVKPTQKQRLTDSVETALNLADGVVIFDFVSLDDDHPYRFRRFSEKMACPNGHPLAIDELEPRTFSFNSPYGACPECDGLGSKLTVDESLVIPDDTKPLVEAIAPWVSNHSTFYSKMVEAIAQQLGVSPSTPWKDLTASQKRTIMHGSNHQISIRYRNAYRRVRKYSAPFEGVMPFLHRRIDQAESDSQKQRFTAYMREVPCPKCHGARLKPEVLSVKIAGDSSDGTNQELSIAELGELSISDASVFLNSLTLSSREEMISGRVLKEVQARLTFLLDVGLEYLSLSRSAGTLSGGEAQRIRLATQIGSGLAGVLYVLDEPSIGLHQRDNQRLIATLEQLRDLGNTLIVVEHDEETIRTADWLVDIGPRAGEYGGEVVYQGRPDGIEKCKNSLTGDYLSRRRVLAVPDTRRDLDQDRHITVVEAKENNLKNIDVSFPLGVLTVVTGVSGSGKSSLVNGVLASTLQRDLNGARVVPGRHRRIEGLEQLDKLVQVDQSPIGRTPRSNPATYTGVFDKIRNLFAETQEAKVRGYKAGRFSFNVKGGRCEACRGDGTIKIEMNFLPDVYVPCEVCHGARYNRETLEVKYKGKNIAEVLDMPISEAADFFEPITSIHRYLATLVDVGLGYVRLGQSATTLSGGEAQRVKLASELQKRSRGRTMYILDEPTTGLHFEDIRKLMLVIQGLVDKGNSVIVIEHNLDVIKMADWVIDMGPEGGAGGGRVVDQGTPEDLVDRREETGSYTAKYLADMLPGKSK; via the coding sequence GTGGCAGATCGACTGATCGTCCGGGGAGCCAGTGAACATAACTTAAAAGGTGTTGATATCGATTTACCCCGAGACGAACTCATCGTTTTCACGGGTTTATCCGGGTCAGGTAAATCATCCCTTGCATTCGATACGATTTTTGCTGAGGGGCAGCGTCGCTACGTCGAGTCATTGAGCTCTTATGCCCGTCAATTCCTCGGCCAAATGGAGAAACCAGCGGTCGATTTTATTGAAGGTCTCTCACCGGCTGTTTCTATTGACCAGAAGTCAACGAACCATAATCCGCGATCAACGGTGGGGACGATCACCGAGGTTTATGATTATCTCCGACTTCTCTATGCACGGATTGGCATCCCGCATTGCCCAACCTGTGGTGCAGTCATTGAGCGCCAGACACCGCAGCAAATTGTTGACCAGATTATGGATATGGAGCAAGGACTCCGATTCCAAATCTTGGCCCCGGTTGTGCGAACACGAAAAGGGGAGTTTGTTGATCTATTCGAGAATCTTTCAGCACAGGGATATGTTCGTGTTCGTGTAGATGGAACGACTTATCATATTTCCGATGTTCCTCAGTTGGAAAAACAGGTCAAACATAATATCGAAGTTGTTATTGACCGCTTGTCAGTGAAACCGACTCAGAAGCAACGGTTAACAGATTCTGTTGAAACAGCACTGAACCTTGCTGATGGAGTAGTCATCTTTGACTTTGTCTCCTTAGATGATGATCATCCTTATCGTTTCCGACGTTTTAGCGAGAAGATGGCATGCCCGAATGGTCATCCACTAGCCATTGATGAACTAGAACCGAGAACGTTCTCGTTCAACTCGCCATACGGAGCGTGTCCCGAATGTGATGGGTTAGGGAGCAAGCTGACCGTTGATGAATCGTTAGTGATTCCTGACGATACAAAGCCCCTCGTCGAAGCCATCGCACCGTGGGTGAGTAACCATTCAACGTTTTATTCAAAAATGGTGGAGGCGATAGCCCAGCAGTTGGGAGTATCTCCGAGCACGCCGTGGAAAGACCTGACCGCGTCCCAGAAGCGGACGATCATGCATGGATCGAATCATCAGATTTCCATTCGTTATCGCAATGCTTATCGGAGGGTAAGGAAATATAGCGCGCCGTTTGAAGGGGTCATGCCATTTCTTCATCGGCGGATAGACCAGGCAGAGTCTGATTCGCAAAAACAGCGGTTCACGGCATATATGCGTGAGGTACCGTGCCCGAAGTGCCATGGAGCTCGTTTAAAGCCCGAGGTTCTTTCGGTAAAGATTGCTGGAGACTCTTCGGATGGCACCAATCAGGAGTTATCCATCGCGGAGCTCGGTGAGTTATCTATTTCTGACGCTTCGGTGTTCTTAAATTCGTTAACGCTCTCCTCTCGCGAGGAAATGATTTCCGGCCGGGTGCTCAAGGAAGTACAGGCGCGACTGACCTTCCTTCTCGACGTCGGACTGGAGTACCTCTCGCTATCTCGTTCGGCTGGAACCCTTTCAGGTGGAGAAGCTCAACGTATTCGTTTAGCGACGCAGATCGGCTCAGGCCTTGCGGGTGTGCTCTACGTCCTTGATGAACCTTCGATTGGCCTCCATCAGCGCGATAATCAACGATTAATCGCCACTCTGGAACAGCTCCGTGATCTGGGGAATACTCTCATCGTTGTCGAGCACGATGAAGAGACGATTCGTACAGCGGATTGGCTGGTCGATATTGGTCCTCGTGCTGGTGAATATGGTGGGGAAGTGGTCTATCAAGGCCGCCCGGATGGTATCGAGAAGTGTAAGAACTCGTTAACGGGTGACTATTTATCTCGTCGGCGGGTTTTAGCCGTTCCGGATACGCGTCGTGATCTTGATCAAGACCGCCACATCACGGTCGTTGAGGCTAAAGAAAATAACCTAAAGAATATCGATGTGTCTTTCCCGCTCGGTGTTTTGACCGTTGTCACTGGGGTATCAGGGTCAGGTAAGTCGTCTTTGGTGAATGGCGTTCTCGCATCGACACTGCAGAGAGATTTGAATGGTGCCCGCGTCGTTCCCGGTCGTCACCGTCGGATCGAGGGCCTGGAGCAGCTGGACAAGTTGGTGCAGGTTGATCAGAGTCCAATCGGCCGGACACCTCGTTCAAATCCTGCGACGTATACGGGAGTGTTCGACAAGATACGTAATCTTTTCGCCGAAACGCAAGAGGCAAAAGTGCGCGGCTATAAAGCCGGTCGTTTTTCGTTCAATGTTAAAGGTGGTCGGTGCGAAGCATGTCGCGGCGACGGAACAATCAAGATTGAAATGAATTTCCTCCCCGACGTGTATGTTCCGTGTGAAGTCTGTCATGGTGCGCGATACAACAGGGAAACTCTTGAGGTTAAATATAAAGGTAAAAACATCGCCGAAGTTCTTGATATGCCCATTTCTGAGGCTGCCGACTTTTTTGAACCGATCACCTCTATCCACCGATATCTCGCGACTTTAGTTGACGTCGGTTTGGGTTATGTCCGTTTGGGGCAGTCGGCAACGACGCTGTCCGGTGGTGAAGCGCAACGCGTTAAATTAGCCTCCGAGTTGCAGAAACGCTCCCGTGGTCGGACGATGTATATCCTTGATGAGCCCACGACGGGGTTGCATTTTGAAGATATTCGTAAGCTCATGCTCGTGATTCAAGGTCTCGTTGATAAAGGGAATTCCGTTATCGTTATCGAGCACAATCTAGATGTCATCAAGATGGCAGATTGGGTTATAGATATGGGGCCAGAGGGCGGTGCCGGTGGGGGGCGTGTCGTCGATCAAGGAACGCCCGAAGATCTCGTGGACCGTCGGGAAGAAACTGGTTCCTATACTGCGAAATATTTGGCGGATATGCTTCCCGGAAAGAGTAAGTAA
- a CDS encoding MBL fold metallo-hydrolase: protein MDNSCYFLAVDDQSVLIDAATDAPFLLDLADAAGVKITDVITTHSHYDHVGALQEVLQQTGARHHASAGDAPDLPVDADRVVKDGDKLDLISEKLAGLHLTGITLHGHTREGLAIAFNPQSSLDVKVPVHIFTGDSLFPGGVGKTSSSEAFNHLLDDVTHKLFDVYDGSTCIHPGHGDDTTLGAEYPHLAEWRERGW, encoded by the coding sequence ATGGACAATTCCTGCTATTTCCTAGCAGTAGATGACCAGTCAGTCCTCATTGACGCTGCAACTGATGCGCCTTTCCTCCTCGATCTCGCCGATGCCGCGGGCGTGAAAATAACGGACGTTATCACTACGCATTCACATTATGATCACGTCGGAGCCCTTCAAGAGGTCCTCCAGCAGACCGGGGCACGACATCATGCGTCCGCCGGGGATGCACCTGATTTACCTGTCGATGCTGACCGCGTCGTCAAGGATGGAGACAAGCTAGACCTCATCAGTGAAAAGCTAGCCGGCCTTCACTTGACCGGCATAACTCTCCATGGTCACACGCGTGAGGGCCTGGCCATAGCCTTTAACCCGCAATCTTCGCTCGATGTCAAGGTGCCCGTTCACATTTTCACCGGCGATTCCCTTTTCCCTGGAGGAGTTGGAAAAACGTCGTCATCGGAGGCCTTCAACCATTTATTAGACGACGTCACCCACAAGCTCTTCGATGTGTATGATGGGTCAACCTGCATCCACCCGGGACATGGGGACGATACGACACTCGGTGCCGAATATCCTCATCTCGCTGAATGGCGTGAGCGTGGGTGGTGA